In Arcobacter sp. LA11, the sequence TTTTCAAAAAATCATAATAGTGTTTATCTCTTACTCCTACTACTAAGTCAAATAAGTTTTATACTATTTACAATAATTACAATCTTTGCAATTATAATAATTTCAAAACAAATAAGAATTTGGTTTTATGAACATCATGAAAAAATTACAATTTTAAAACTACATGGTGCATCTATATTATATAGTTCATCAACAATTTTAAAATATGCTATTTTTAGTTCACTAATTTCTTTTATGATTGTTTCTGGAATATTTATATATTTAGTTGATAATATAAGTGTCTTATTACCTAATGATTTAGAAGATATTGTAAAAATATCTTTAACAGTAGAAAACTCATTAATAAAAGTTTTTCTCTTATCTTTTGGTATTTCAATCCTAACTATTCTTGGTGTATTGTTAAAATATAAAATGAAACATGACTAGATATCTTTTTTTAATATTTTTAACTTTTTCATTCTTAATTGCTTCAACTAAAAGTATTGATAAGAAAATAGAAAACAATGAAAAAATACTTAAAAGTAATGCCTCAGTACAAAAGAAAAAAGATTTACAAGTAAAAATTTTAGCACGTCAAATTACTAATCAAAATAAAGAACTTACAAAACTAGAGAATAATATTAAAATTATAAATAATGATATACAAAAACATGAAGTCCAATTAAAAGAAGCTAAAAATAGATTAAAAGATTTACAAAAAAGCTCAAAAACACTTATAAAAGAAAAAAAAGATAATGAAAAACAGATTGTTAAAGTTATTATTGATGACTTTTCTTCTTCAATTGCATTAAAACTTGCCAGTGAAAGTAGTCTAGATGAATTAATTGATTCTGAAATATATACTATCCTTTCACAAAGTTCTAAAGATGAAATTCTTAAATTAAACAATAATTATGAACTTTTAACTCAAACAAAAAAACAGAACAAAAATAAAATAAAAAATATCAGCCAATATATTGAAAAAAGAAAAAAGAAAAAAAAGATATTAAATTTATTAAAAAAGAAATATTCAAAATCACTTGTATCTTTAGAAAAAAAACATAAAGACTACCAAGAAGAATTAAAAAGTAGTATAAAAAAACAAAATTCACTAAAACAACTTTTGGGGAAACTTAATATTTTAAAGAAAGAAGAATTAGAAAAACAAAAACGTGCAAGAATTGCAAAAGCAAAAAAACTTGCTGCTCAAAAAAGAAAAAAACAGAAGAGCTCAAAAAAGAGTAAATCAAAAAGTAAAAAAGAAACCTATAGTGTTAGTGATACTAGAAATAGTAAATATGCAAAAAATCTTGATATAGATGTTAGAATGTTAGGTTCTTCAACTTCTGGAGTTAAAATCTCAAGGTACAGAGGTAAGAAAACAATTGCTCCACTTGATTCTTTTAAAGTAGTTAAAAAATTTGGTAAATACTTTGACCCTGTTTATAAAATAGAACTATTCAACGAATCTATGGTTCTTAAAACAAAAAGATCAGAAGCAAAAGTAAAATCAATTTTTAATGGCAAAATTGTATATGCAAAAAAAGACGCTGGTATGCTTGAAAATGTTGTAATCATTCAGCATAAAAATGGCCTGCATACTATTTATTCACATCTAGATAAAATCTCTCCATCACTAAAAGTTGGAAGATGGATAAAAAAAGGATATGTAGTAGGACGAGTAAATAATACTCTAACCTTTCAAGCTACAAAAAATGAAGCACATATAAATCCAAAAGACCTATTTAGAATCTAGTTTTATATTAATAACACTATTAAAACTACTGTTATAGACAAAGAATAATTTTTATATTATTTAAATTTTATCT encodes:
- a CDS encoding murein hydrolase activator EnvC yields the protein MTRYLFLIFLTFSFLIASTKSIDKKIENNEKILKSNASVQKKKDLQVKILARQITNQNKELTKLENNIKIINNDIQKHEVQLKEAKNRLKDLQKSSKTLIKEKKDNEKQIVKVIIDDFSSSIALKLASESSLDELIDSEIYTILSQSSKDEILKLNNNYELLTQTKKQNKNKIKNISQYIEKRKKKKKILNLLKKKYSKSLVSLEKKHKDYQEELKSSIKKQNSLKQLLGKLNILKKEELEKQKRARIAKAKKLAAQKRKKQKSSKKSKSKSKKETYSVSDTRNSKYAKNLDIDVRMLGSSTSGVKISRYRGKKTIAPLDSFKVVKKFGKYFDPVYKIELFNESMVLKTKRSEAKVKSIFNGKIVYAKKDAGMLENVVIIQHKNGLHTIYSHLDKISPSLKVGRWIKKGYVVGRVNNTLTFQATKNEAHINPKDLFRI
- a CDS encoding cell division protein FtsX, coding for MKFLKNTFAFIVPLTAMLISFIIYIFSSNILENYKVKIADDYSIVIITNTPLIKEDISSLADIRVERIITLEKDNIITNIKSNLSKSSIDLLKRKLPHFYKIKLEVFPTTSELETIKNTLYQNKNIRKVEIFSKNHNSVYLLLLLLSQISFILFTIITIFAIIIISKQIRIWFYEHHEKITILKLHGASILYSSSTILKYAIFSSLISFMIVSGIFIYLVDNISVLLPNDLEDIVKISLTVENSLIKVFLLSFGISILTILGVLLKYKMKHD